One Mesorhizobium sp. L-2-11 genomic region harbors:
- a CDS encoding HutD/Ves family protein, giving the protein MRILRAAEYRSMPWKNGGGMTTEIAVSPAGAALDDFDWRVSMAFVESGGPFSEFSGVDRSLAVLEGEGMILDIAGRPAATVTKTSAPLSFPADVPTQAALIAGPITDLNVMTRRGRMSHAVDRLVISASTDIQSAADATLILCVDGEITVAGAAPVRIGPRDALLLGPDALKRRIEPARPATLFVIRIERIAAND; this is encoded by the coding sequence TTGCGCATTCTCCGGGCAGCCGAATACCGGTCTATGCCGTGGAAGAACGGCGGCGGGATGACGACGGAAATCGCCGTCTCGCCCGCAGGCGCTGCGCTCGACGATTTCGACTGGCGCGTCTCCATGGCGTTCGTCGAAAGCGGTGGACCATTCTCCGAGTTTTCCGGAGTGGACCGAAGCTTGGCCGTGCTGGAAGGCGAGGGCATGATCCTTGATATCGCCGGCCGCCCGGCGGCTACGGTGACCAAAACTTCCGCTCCGCTTTCGTTTCCGGCCGATGTGCCGACGCAAGCGGCGCTGATCGCCGGTCCGATCACCGATCTCAACGTCATGACGCGGCGTGGACGGATGAGCCATGCCGTCGATCGCTTGGTGATTTCAGCCTCGACGGACATCCAGTCGGCCGCTGATGCGACCCTCATCCTGTGTGTTGACGGCGAGATAACGGTGGCCGGCGCGGCGCCTGTCCGTATCGGACCGCGCGACGCGCTGTTGCTCGGACCGGACGCCCTGAAACGGCGCATTGAGCCTGCGCGACCGGCGACACTGTTCGTGATCCGCATCGAGCGTATTGCGGCAAACGATTAA
- the hutU gene encoding urocanate hydratase — MTDPRHNIREVRSPRGSELNARTWLTEAPLRMLMNNLDPDVAENPNELVVYGGIGRAARTWNDFDRIVAYLKTLGDDETLLVQSGKPVGVFRTHTDAPRVLIANSNLVPHWATWEKFNELDKKGLMMYGQMTAGSWIYIGTQGIVQGTYETFVEAGRQHYGGNLRGKWILTGGLGGMGGAQPLAAVMAGACCLAVECDPDRIDFRLRTRYVDERADTLDEALEKIERWTRAGEAKSVGLVGNTADIVPELVRRGVRPDLVTDQTSAHDPLNGYLPKGWSLAEWREKRASDPKAVEKAARASMREHVEAMVAFWNAGVPTLDYGNNIRQVAKEEGFDNAFAFPGFVPAYIRPLFCRGIGPFRWAALSGDPEDIYKTDAKVRELTPGNTHLHNWLDMARERIAFQGLPARICWVGLGDRHRLGLAFNEMVATGELKAPVVIGRDHLDSGSVASPNRETESMKDGSDAVSDWPLLNALLNTASGATWVSLHHGGGVGMGFSQHAGMVIVADGTREAAKRLERVLWNDPATGVMRHADAGYDLAIDCAREHQLNLPGILG, encoded by the coding sequence ATGACCGATCCTCGCCACAACATCCGCGAAGTCCGCAGTCCGCGCGGCAGCGAACTCAACGCCCGCACATGGCTGACTGAAGCGCCGTTGCGCATGCTGATGAACAATCTCGATCCCGACGTCGCCGAAAACCCCAACGAACTGGTCGTCTATGGCGGCATCGGCCGGGCGGCGCGCACCTGGAACGACTTTGATCGCATCGTCGCCTATCTGAAGACGCTTGGAGACGACGAGACGCTGCTGGTGCAGTCGGGCAAGCCGGTCGGCGTGTTCCGGACCCACACCGATGCGCCGCGCGTGCTGATCGCCAATTCCAACCTGGTGCCGCACTGGGCGACATGGGAGAAATTCAACGAGCTCGATAAGAAGGGCCTGATGATGTACGGCCAGATGACGGCCGGCTCGTGGATCTACATCGGCACGCAAGGCATCGTGCAGGGCACCTACGAGACCTTTGTCGAGGCCGGCCGCCAGCATTACGGCGGCAATCTCAGGGGCAAATGGATCCTGACCGGCGGCCTCGGCGGCATGGGCGGCGCCCAGCCGCTGGCCGCGGTCATGGCCGGCGCCTGCTGCCTGGCGGTCGAATGCGATCCCGACCGCATCGATTTCAGGCTGCGCACCCGCTATGTCGACGAACGCGCCGACACGCTCGACGAGGCGCTGGAAAAGATCGAGCGCTGGACCAGGGCCGGCGAGGCGAAATCGGTCGGCCTGGTCGGCAACACCGCCGACATCGTGCCGGAACTGGTGCGGCGTGGCGTGCGCCCCGACCTGGTCACCGACCAGACGTCGGCGCATGATCCGCTCAACGGTTACCTGCCCAAGGGCTGGTCGCTCGCCGAATGGCGCGAGAAGCGCGCCAGCGACCCGAAGGCGGTCGAAAAGGCGGCGCGCGCGTCGATGCGCGAACATGTCGAGGCGATGGTGGCGTTCTGGAACGCCGGCGTGCCGACGCTCGACTATGGCAACAACATCCGCCAGGTGGCGAAGGAGGAAGGATTCGACAACGCCTTTGCCTTCCCGGGTTTCGTGCCGGCCTATATCCGGCCACTGTTTTGTCGCGGGATCGGTCCGTTTCGCTGGGCAGCCCTCTCAGGCGATCCCGAGGACATCTACAAGACCGACGCCAAGGTGCGCGAGCTGACGCCCGGCAACACCCACCTGCACAACTGGCTCGACATGGCGCGTGAGCGCATCGCCTTCCAGGGTCTGCCGGCGCGCATCTGCTGGGTTGGTCTCGGCGACCGCCACCGGCTTGGCCTCGCCTTCAACGAGATGGTGGCGACAGGCGAGCTCAAGGCGCCGGTGGTCATCGGCCGCGATCATCTCGATTCAGGCTCGGTTGCCTCGCCCAACCGCGAGACGGAATCGATGAAGGACGGCTCCGACGCCGTGTCCGACTGGCCGCTGCTCAATGCGCTGCTCAACACCGCGTCCGGCGCAACCTGGGTATCTCTGCATCATGGCGGCGGCGTCGGCATGGGCTTTTCTCAACATGCCGGCATGGTCATCGTTGCCGACGGCACACGCGAAGCGGCCAAACGCCTGGAGCGGGTGCTATGGAACGACCCCGCAACCGGCGTCATGCGCCACGCCGATGCCGGCTATGACCTTGCCATCGACTGCGCCAGGGAGCACCAGCTCAACCTGCCAGGCATCCTCGGCTGA
- the hutG gene encoding N-formylglutamate deformylase, with translation MIPSWLTVTRGTAPLLVSIPHTGIDLAGLENRLVSPWLGRRDADWWIDKLYDFAEDLGATVVHTAISRTVIDVNRDPSGVSLYPGQATTGLCPTETFDGDPLYRVGEEPDASEVDERREKYFVPYHAAMQAEIDRLRALHRKIVLYDCHSIRSVLPRLFEGTLPVFNLGTNDGKSADPGLQAMVGQILAETGESFVVNGRFKGGWITRHFGQPQNGVHALQMELSNRGYMREPKSKGAPDNWPVSYDPAFAAPIRATLKRILESAIAWAGR, from the coding sequence GTGATACCCTCCTGGCTCACTGTAACGCGCGGCACCGCCCCGCTGCTGGTCTCGATCCCGCACACCGGCATCGATCTCGCCGGCCTTGAGAACCGGCTGGTATCGCCTTGGCTCGGCCGCCGCGACGCCGACTGGTGGATCGACAAGCTCTATGACTTTGCCGAAGACCTCGGCGCGACGGTGGTGCATACCGCGATCTCGCGCACCGTCATCGACGTCAATCGCGACCCGTCCGGCGTCTCGCTCTATCCCGGCCAGGCGACAACCGGCCTGTGCCCGACCGAGACCTTCGACGGCGATCCGCTCTATCGTGTCGGGGAAGAGCCTGATGCCTCGGAGGTCGACGAGCGCCGCGAAAAGTACTTTGTGCCTTACCATGCCGCCATGCAGGCCGAGATCGACAGGCTGCGCGCCTTGCACCGGAAGATCGTTCTCTATGACTGTCATTCGATCCGCTCGGTGCTGCCGCGCCTGTTCGAAGGCACTTTGCCGGTGTTCAACCTCGGCACCAATGACGGCAAAAGCGCCGATCCGGGTTTGCAGGCAATGGTCGGCCAGATTCTCGCCGAGACCGGCGAGAGTTTTGTCGTCAACGGCCGCTTCAAGGGCGGCTGGATCACGCGCCATTTCGGCCAGCCGCAAAACGGCGTCCATGCGCTGCAGATGGAACTGTCCAACCGCGGCTATATGCGCGAGCCCAAAAGCAAGGGTGCGCCGGACAATTGGCCAGTGTCTTACGACCCCGCATTCGCCGCGCCGATCCGCGCCACGCTGAAGCGGATCCTGGAAAGCGCGATTGCCTGGGCCGGGCGCTGA
- the hutH gene encoding histidine ammonia-lyase — MSGLKLKPGNTTLADWREIYRGAVPKLDAACWPKIKASAEAVARIVAKGEPVYGINTGFGKLASVRIPAADLATLQRNIVLSHAAGVGEPMPAAVCRLMMALKLASLAQGASGVRPQTVELLEAMLANDVIPVVPAQGSVGASGDLAPLSHMTAVMIGVGECFTPHGRFPAKVAFVSHGLEPVTLGAKEGVALLNGTQFSTAYALAALFDAEVLYQSALVAGALSTDAAKGSDAPFDPRIHLLRKHPGQIETAGALRNLMAGSAIRESHRVGDERVQDPYCLRCQPQVMGAALSVLRQAADTLGTEANGVTDNPLIFAEDDTALSGGNFHAEPVAFAADMIALAVCEIGSLSERRIAMLVDPALSGMPAFLTPKPGLNSGFMIPQVTAAALVSENKQKAYPASVDSIPTSANQEDHVSMAAHGARRLIGMIENATAVIGIELLAATQGCDFHAPLASSAPLEAVRRLVRAEVPHLDNDRHFHPDMEKAIAMVRSGAAVKAAGAVALPPVTGVL; from the coding sequence ATGAGTGGACTCAAACTCAAGCCGGGCAACACAACCCTGGCCGACTGGCGCGAAATCTATCGTGGCGCGGTGCCGAAGCTGGATGCGGCCTGCTGGCCAAAGATCAAGGCCAGCGCCGAGGCCGTTGCCCGGATCGTCGCCAAAGGTGAGCCGGTCTATGGCATCAACACCGGTTTCGGCAAATTGGCCAGCGTCCGTATCCCAGCCGCCGATCTCGCGACCCTTCAACGCAACATCGTGCTGTCGCATGCCGCCGGCGTCGGCGAGCCGATGCCGGCCGCTGTTTGCCGGCTGATGATGGCACTGAAGCTGGCCAGCCTGGCGCAGGGCGCCTCAGGCGTGCGGCCGCAGACCGTTGAGCTGCTTGAAGCGATGCTCGCCAATGACGTGATTCCGGTGGTGCCGGCGCAAGGCTCGGTCGGCGCCTCTGGCGACCTTGCGCCGCTGTCGCACATGACTGCGGTGATGATCGGCGTTGGCGAATGTTTTACCCCGCATGGCCGATTCCCGGCCAAGGTCGCCTTTGTCTCGCACGGGCTGGAGCCGGTCACGCTTGGCGCCAAGGAAGGGGTGGCGCTGCTCAACGGCACCCAGTTTTCGACCGCCTACGCGTTGGCCGCCTTGTTCGACGCCGAAGTGCTCTACCAGTCGGCGCTGGTCGCCGGTGCGCTTTCGACCGATGCCGCCAAGGGCTCCGACGCCCCATTCGATCCGCGCATCCATCTGCTCAGGAAGCATCCCGGCCAGATCGAGACGGCAGGCGCGCTGCGCAACCTGATGGCCGGCAGTGCCATCCGTGAATCGCACCGGGTCGGAGACGAACGCGTGCAGGACCCTTACTGCTTGCGCTGCCAGCCGCAGGTGATGGGTGCAGCACTTAGCGTGCTGCGCCAGGCCGCCGACACGCTGGGCACCGAGGCCAACGGCGTCACCGACAATCCGCTGATCTTCGCCGAGGACGACACAGCACTTTCCGGCGGCAATTTCCACGCCGAGCCGGTGGCCTTCGCCGCTGACATGATCGCGCTCGCCGTCTGCGAGATCGGCTCGCTGTCGGAACGGCGCATCGCCATGCTGGTCGATCCGGCGCTGTCGGGCATGCCGGCATTCCTGACGCCGAAGCCAGGCTTGAATTCAGGCTTCATGATCCCGCAAGTGACGGCGGCGGCACTCGTCTCGGAAAACAAGCAAAAGGCCTATCCGGCCAGTGTCGATTCGATCCCGACCTCGGCCAATCAGGAAGACCACGTCTCGATGGCGGCACATGGCGCGCGCCGGCTGATCGGCATGATCGAGAATGCGACGGCCGTCATCGGCATCGAATTGCTGGCCGCCACGCAAGGCTGCGATTTCCATGCGCCGCTGGCATCGAGCGCGCCGCTCGAAGCGGTGCGCAGGCTGGTCAGGGCCGAAGTGCCGCATCTCGACAATGACCGGCATTTTCATCCTGACATGGAAAAGGCCATCGCCATGGTGCGCAGCGGCGCTGCGGTGAAGGCAGCGGGCGCGGTGGCACTGCCCCCGGTGACGGGAGTGCTGTGA
- the hutI gene encoding imidazolonepropionase: MAGESKDRAGEVRLWRNARLATMAKSGLGIVEDGAIAARDGLIVYAGPEADMTAALLRDAEIVDCEGRWITPGLIDCHTHLVHAGNRANEFEMRLAGATYEEVTRAGGGIISSVKALRAASPDELVAQSLPRLDALIAEGVTTVEIKSGYGLDLENEKKSLRAARLLGENRPVTVTTSFLGAHALPPEAQGDKDAFIDLVANEILPAVAAEGLADAVDGFCEGIAFSPDQISRVFDAAKSAGLPVKLHADQLSNLHGAELAARYGALSADHLEYTDEAGAAAMARAGTVATILPGAYYFIRETKKPPIGLFRQHGVRMAVATDCNPGTSPLTSLLLTMNMAATLFGLTVDECLAGVTREAARALGWLGRTGTLEAGKSADLAIWDIERPAELVYRMGFNPLHARIWRGQ; encoded by the coding sequence ATGGCTGGAGAGAGCAAAGATCGGGCTGGGGAGGTACGCCTCTGGCGCAATGCGCGTCTGGCGACCATGGCTAAAAGCGGACTGGGCATCGTCGAAGACGGCGCGATCGCCGCGCGCGATGGCCTGATCGTCTATGCCGGCCCGGAAGCCGACATGACGGCAGCACTTTTGCGAGACGCGGAGATTGTCGATTGCGAAGGCCGCTGGATAACACCCGGCCTGATCGACTGCCATACTCATCTGGTCCATGCCGGCAATCGCGCCAACGAATTCGAGATGCGGCTGGCCGGCGCCACCTATGAAGAGGTCACCAGGGCCGGCGGCGGCATCATCTCTTCGGTCAAGGCGCTGCGCGCCGCCAGCCCGGACGAACTGGTCGCCCAGTCGCTGCCGCGCCTCGATGCGCTGATCGCCGAAGGCGTCACCACGGTCGAAATTAAATCGGGCTACGGGCTCGATCTGGAAAACGAGAAGAAATCGCTGCGCGCCGCGCGGCTCCTGGGCGAAAACCGTCCAGTTACGGTAACAACCAGCTTTCTCGGCGCGCATGCGCTGCCGCCTGAAGCGCAAGGCGACAAGGACGCTTTTATCGATCTGGTCGCAAACGAGATTTTGCCGGCCGTCGCTGCCGAGGGCCTGGCTGATGCGGTCGACGGCTTTTGCGAGGGCATCGCCTTTTCGCCCGATCAGATTTCTCGCGTGTTCGACGCGGCGAAATCAGCAGGCCTGCCGGTAAAACTCCACGCCGACCAACTGTCCAACCTGCATGGGGCGGAACTCGCGGCACGCTATGGTGCCCTGTCGGCCGACCATCTCGAATACACCGATGAGGCGGGTGCGGCGGCGATGGCGAGGGCCGGAACCGTGGCGACGATCCTGCCCGGAGCCTACTATTTCATCCGTGAGACCAAGAAGCCGCCGATCGGCCTGTTTCGGCAGCACGGCGTAAGAATGGCGGTCGCCACCGATTGCAATCCCGGCACCTCGCCGCTGACCTCGCTGCTGCTGACCATGAACATGGCGGCGACTTTGTTCGGTCTGACTGTTGACGAATGCCTTGCCGGTGTCACCCGGGAGGCCGCCCGCGCGCTTGGATGGCTCGGAAGAACCGGCACGCTCGAGGCTGGAAAATCAGCCGACCTGGCGATCTGGGACATCGAGCGCCCGGCCGAGCTCGTCTACCGCATGGGCTTCAACCCGCTGCATGCCCGCATCTGGAGGGGACAATGA
- a CDS encoding formimidoylglutamate deiminase, translating into MTAIFSEQALLPDGWHSNARVVVSDGHIATVEPNTASQPGDERHAILLPGMPNLHSHAFQRGMAGLAELRGPSADSFWSWREVMYRFALSMTPDQVEAVAAQLYVEMLEAGFSRVGEFHYLHHDRDGQPYANIAEMADRITAAAADTGIGLTLLPVFYAHSSFGGAAPNEGQRRFINDMNRFSRLVEKCHETFRTLNQAVVGIAPHSLRAVTPEQLETIATMAPAGPIHIHIAEQVKEVEDCLAWSGARPVEWLLANAKVDKRWCLIHATHMTETETAAMAKSGAIAGLCPITEANLGDGTFAAPLFKQHGGRFGVGSDSNVLIGLPDELRQLEYSQRLAHRARNVLAVAGGSTGRALFDAALDGGSTALGAGPSRIAAGASADFISLDGKHPSLAGKTGDAVLDSWIFANGCKIDCVWVHGKKLVSSGRHARRDSIAERFRKVMTALSA; encoded by the coding sequence GTGACAGCGATCTTTTCGGAACAGGCGCTTCTGCCCGACGGCTGGCATTCCAATGCCCGGGTCGTGGTCAGTGATGGCCACATCGCCACGGTCGAGCCTAACACCGCATCCCAGCCCGGCGACGAACGCCATGCCATTCTGCTGCCAGGCATGCCGAACCTGCACAGCCACGCCTTCCAGCGCGGCATGGCCGGTCTAGCCGAGCTGCGCGGCCCTTCAGCCGACAGTTTCTGGAGCTGGCGCGAGGTGATGTATCGCTTCGCGCTGTCGATGACGCCGGATCAGGTCGAGGCGGTCGCCGCGCAGCTCTATGTCGAGATGCTGGAGGCTGGGTTCTCACGCGTCGGCGAGTTTCACTATCTGCATCACGACCGCGACGGCCAGCCCTACGCCAACATCGCCGAAATGGCCGACCGCATCACCGCCGCGGCTGCCGACACCGGCATTGGGCTGACGCTGCTGCCGGTCTTCTATGCACATTCCTCTTTCGGCGGCGCAGCGCCGAATGAAGGCCAGCGGCGATTCATCAACGATATGAATCGGTTCTCGCGGCTTGTTGAGAAATGTCACGAAACCTTTCGCACCTTGAATCAAGCTGTCGTTGGCATCGCCCCGCATAGTCTGCGCGCCGTGACGCCGGAGCAGTTGGAAACCATCGCGACAATGGCACCGGCCGGACCGATCCATATCCATATCGCCGAGCAAGTGAAGGAGGTTGAGGACTGCCTTGCCTGGTCCGGGGCGCGGCCGGTGGAATGGCTGCTCGCCAATGCCAAAGTCGATAAGCGCTGGTGCCTGATCCACGCCACCCACATGACCGAGACCGAGACCGCGGCCATGGCGAAAAGCGGGGCCATCGCCGGCCTCTGCCCGATCACCGAGGCCAATCTCGGCGACGGCACCTTTGCAGCACCTTTGTTCAAACAACATGGCGGCCGCTTCGGCGTCGGCTCCGATTCCAACGTGCTGATCGGCCTGCCCGACGAATTGCGGCAGCTCGAATATTCGCAGCGCCTCGCCCACCGTGCCCGCAACGTGCTGGCGGTCGCCGGCGGTTCGACTGGACGGGCACTGTTCGATGCAGCGCTCGACGGCGGCAGTACGGCGCTTGGCGCAGGTCCCTCGCGGATCGCCGCTGGTGCCTCAGCCGATTTCATCTCGCTCGATGGCAAGCATCCGTCGCTTGCCGGCAAGACCGGCGATGCGGTGCTCGACAGCTGGATCTTCGCCAACGGTTGCAAGATTGATTGTGTCTGGGTGCATGGCAAGAAACTGGTCAGCAGCGGCAGGCATGCAAGGCGCGATTCCATTGCCGAGCGTTTTCGCAAGGTGATGACGGCGCTTTCGGCATGA
- a CDS encoding RidA family protein, producing MSIRRIDVGPRMSQIVIHGNTVYLAGQVGEPGGNVGAQTRDILAAIDELLAKAGTDKTKILQAIIWLADMSTFAEMNAEWDKWVPQGHTPARATGEAKLAGPEYLVEIIITAAI from the coding sequence ATGAGCATTCGTCGCATCGATGTCGGCCCACGCATGAGCCAGATCGTCATCCACGGCAACACCGTCTACCTGGCTGGTCAGGTCGGCGAACCGGGCGGAAACGTCGGTGCCCAAACCAGAGACATCCTGGCGGCCATCGACGAATTGCTGGCCAAGGCCGGCACCGACAAGACCAAGATCCTGCAGGCGATCATCTGGCTGGCCGACATGAGCACCTTCGCCGAGATGAACGCGGAATGGGACAAATGGGTGCCACAGGGCCATACCCCGGCCCGCGCCACAGGCGAGGCCAAGCTTGCCGGACCGGAATATCTGGTCGAGATTATTATTACTGCAGCGATTTGA
- the aztA gene encoding zinc ABC transporter ATP-binding protein AztA: MTKTCLTFRDLTLGYNSHPAIHHLDGTIRRGSLTAVVGANGSGKSTLMKGIVGVLKPMAGTVVRAPGVRAAYLPQQSELDRSFPARVVDLVSLGLWPRRGLLGRYTREDRDSVSQALMAVGLGGFEKRPIDTLSGGQLQRTLFARVLLQDADLILLDEPFNAVDTKTVGDLIALIKRWHGEERTILVVVHDLGLVRQNFPETLLLARQPIAWGETRETLRPENLLRARRFHEAWEENAPWCEPDKHGDHGHGPGHNHGHDHAHDHHHGSGPRAA; the protein is encoded by the coding sequence ATGACCAAAACCTGCCTGACATTCCGCGACCTGACGCTGGGCTACAACAGCCATCCGGCGATCCATCATCTCGACGGCACGATCCGCCGCGGGTCGCTGACTGCCGTCGTCGGCGCCAATGGCTCGGGCAAGTCGACCCTGATGAAGGGCATCGTCGGCGTGTTGAAGCCGATGGCCGGCACGGTTGTCCGGGCGCCCGGCGTGCGCGCCGCCTATCTGCCTCAACAGTCGGAACTCGACCGCTCCTTTCCCGCCCGGGTCGTTGATCTGGTTTCGCTCGGCCTGTGGCCACGGCGCGGGCTGCTCGGCCGCTACACCAGGGAAGATCGCGATTCGGTCAGCCAGGCGCTGATGGCCGTCGGCCTCGGCGGCTTCGAGAAGCGCCCGATCGACACCCTGTCGGGCGGCCAGCTGCAGCGCACGCTGTTCGCCCGCGTGCTGCTGCAGGACGCCGATCTCATCCTGCTCGACGAGCCGTTCAATGCCGTCGATACCAAGACCGTCGGCGACCTGATCGCACTGATCAAGCGCTGGCATGGCGAGGAACGCACGATCTTGGTCGTCGTCCACGATCTGGGACTGGTGCGCCAGAACTTCCCCGAGACGCTGCTGCTGGCGCGCCAGCCAATCGCCTGGGGCGAAACCAGGGAAACGCTGCGGCCGGAAAACCTGTTGCGCGCGCGCCGCTTCCACGAAGCCTGGGAAGAGAACGCGCCCTGGTGCGAGCCCGACAAGCACGGTGATCACGGTCACGGCCCTGGGCACAACCATGGGCACGACCATGCGCACGACCACCATCACGGCTCCGGGCCGCGGGCAGCATGA
- the aztB gene encoding zinc ABC transporter permease AztB, protein MDTLYGLLIAPFAEFAFMQRALAGSLMLSLGACPVGVFLMLRRMSLSGDAMAHAILPGAAAGFLFYGLEILPMTIGGLIAGIIVALGAGAVSRFTIQREDASMAAFYLISLAIGVLMVSIRGSSVDLMHVLFGTVLALNNEALTLIGGIVLVTLVSLAIFWRALVAECLDPLFLRSVSRLGSPVHFIFLGLVVLNLVGGFQALGTLLSVGLMMLPAAAARFWTMRVEPMCVLAVLIGFASCVAGLLLSYHVSLPSGPAIILSAGVVYFASILFGTRGILRARIVHHRHRTA, encoded by the coding sequence ATGGATACGCTCTACGGTCTTCTCATCGCTCCGTTCGCCGAATTCGCCTTCATGCAGCGGGCGCTTGCCGGCTCGCTGATGCTGTCGCTGGGCGCCTGCCCGGTCGGCGTGTTCCTGATGCTGCGGCGTATGAGCCTTTCCGGCGACGCCATGGCCCACGCCATCCTGCCGGGTGCTGCCGCCGGTTTCCTGTTTTATGGGCTGGAAATCCTGCCGATGACCATCGGCGGGCTGATTGCCGGCATCATCGTCGCGCTCGGCGCCGGCGCTGTCTCGCGCTTCACCATCCAGCGCGAGGACGCCTCGATGGCGGCCTTCTACCTGATTTCGCTGGCGATCGGCGTGCTGATGGTGTCGATCCGCGGCTCCAGCGTCGATCTCATGCATGTGCTGTTCGGCACCGTGCTTGCACTCAACAACGAAGCACTGACGCTGATCGGCGGCATCGTGCTGGTCACGCTGGTCAGCCTCGCCATCTTCTGGCGGGCGCTCGTCGCCGAATGTCTCGACCCGCTGTTCCTGCGTTCGGTCAGCCGGCTGGGCAGCCCGGTGCATTTCATCTTCCTCGGCCTCGTCGTGCTCAACCTGGTCGGCGGCTTCCAGGCGCTCGGCACGCTGCTATCCGTCGGGCTGATGATGTTGCCGGCGGCCGCCGCCCGCTTCTGGACCATGCGCGTCGAGCCGATGTGCGTGCTGGCGGTGCTGATCGGCTTTGCCTCCTGCGTCGCCGGGCTGCTTCTGTCCTACCACGTGTCGCTGCCTTCCGGCCCGGCCATCATCCTGTCGGCCGGCGTCGTCTATTTTGCCTCGATCCTGTTCGGCACGCGCGGCATCCTGCGCGCCCGTATCGTGCATCATCGCCACAGAACCGCCTGA
- a CDS encoding TIGR01244 family sulfur transferase — MEYRQISEDYSVSGQIQPDEVAAIKAAGFKSVICNRPDDEQPGQPSADTVKAAVEAAGLAFRYIPVISGQITAQNVEDQAEALDELEGPIFAYCRSGARCTNLFGLIQQSKG, encoded by the coding sequence ATGGAATATCGTCAGATCAGCGAGGACTATTCGGTCTCGGGTCAGATCCAGCCCGATGAGGTCGCCGCCATCAAGGCCGCCGGCTTCAAGAGCGTCATCTGCAACCGACCCGATGACGAGCAGCCCGGCCAGCCTTCGGCGGACACGGTCAAAGCGGCAGTCGAAGCCGCCGGGCTTGCGTTTCGCTACATCCCGGTCATCAGCGGCCAGATCACGGCCCAAAATGTCGAGGACCAGGCTGAAGCGCTCGATGAACTCGAAGGCCCGATCTTCGCCTATTGCCGTTCCGGCGCACGCTGCACCAACCTTTTTGGGCTGATCCAGCAGTCGAAGGGCTGA
- a CDS encoding Lrp/AsnC family transcriptional regulator: MDDARIDRFDRKIMALLQGDARLTNNDLSERVNLSASQCSRRRQRLEEDGYVRGYRAVLDRDKLGFSLVSVISVTLATHNRDNARRFGELVARLPEVQEAHALTGEMDYILKVVTPDLKSLSEFVNGVLLPHESVQHVKTAIVLETLKETGALPI; encoded by the coding sequence ATGGATGATGCGCGCATCGACCGGTTTGACCGCAAGATAATGGCTCTCTTGCAGGGCGACGCACGGCTGACCAACAACGATTTGTCGGAACGGGTGAACCTGTCGGCCTCGCAATGTTCGCGCCGCCGCCAGAGGCTGGAGGAGGACGGCTATGTCAGGGGCTATCGCGCGGTGCTCGACCGCGACAAGCTCGGCTTCTCACTGGTCAGCGTCATCTCGGTGACGCTCGCCACCCACAACCGCGACAATGCGCGGCGCTTCGGCGAGTTGGTGGCGCGGCTGCCGGAAGTGCAGGAGGCGCACGCGCTGACCGGCGAGATGGATTACATCCTGAAAGTGGTGACGCCCGACCTGAAATCGCTGTCGGAATTCGTCAACGGCGTGCTCCTGCCGCACGAATCCGTGCAGCATGTGAAGACGGCGATCGTGCTGGAAACGCTGAAGGAAACCGGCGCGCTGCCGATCTGA